GACCCACTTACAAGTAACCACCTTTCTCTCTGATAGTAATGTAACCAGATCCCATGTATGATTCTTCTCATGAGACTCCATTTCGTCTCCTATTGCAATATGCCATTTCTCAGATTCAGGACTAGAAACAACTTTTCTGTAAGTGGATGGCTCATAAGTATCCACTTCCTCTGCAACCTGTAATGCATAACCCACCATAACctcaaaacaatatctctctGGTGGTCTGACGTCGACCCTTCTTGGTCGATCCTTAGCAAAGCTAAGTCTTGTAACCTCAGATGGTTGAGCTTCCATCTGAACATCTCCTGCTTGCTCGTCCTGATTTTCTGTATGGTGCTGCAGATCAACCACTTTATTATCATTCTGCAGCTCCACCTGTTTATCAGTGCTACCCTTATATGCTTCAAAACTGGACTCTGCTTGGCTTTTAATCATGGAACATTGATTAAAGAAAATGTTACAGCTTAAAACCACTCGGTTTTCTGATGGAGACTATACCCTGTATCCCTTGACTCCATCACCGTAGCCCATAAATACTCCCTTCTTTGCTCTCAGCTCAAGTTTACCATCGTTCACATGATAGTAAACAGTGCAACCAAAGGCTCTCAGAATTGAGTAATCAGCATATTTACCTGACCACACCTTAGAAGGTATTTTGCACTCGATGCCTATGTGGGAACGAAGATTAATCAAGTAGCAAGTTGTATTCACAGCTTCACCCCAAAACCATTTCGCTAATCCTGAATTTGAGAGCATGCACCTCGCTCTCTCAGCAATATCTGATTCATCCGTTCAGCTACACCATTATGCTGTGGTGTTTCCCTGACTGTAAGATGCCTAGCAATCCCTGCATCCTTACAAAACTGATTGAACTTCTTTCATGTTTGATTCTCCACCAGCGCTTTTCGTTCCTTGAACTGATCGAAAGCTTCACTTTTGTGCTTCATGAAGAATATCCAAGTCTTCCTCTAATAGTCATCAATCATAGACACAAAATATTGTGACCTTTCAGCAACTCCACTCTGGAGGACCCCAACAATCCGCATGGATGTAATTCAATGTGCCTTTTTCCCTATGAATCGTCTTAGGAAAACTCTTCTTGTGTAGTTTCCCAAAAACACAGTGCTTAGAAAACTCTAGATTCTTGGTTTTGTGACCACATAGAAGATATTTCTTTGACAGAATTTGCATCCCACGTTCATTCATATGCTCAAGCCTAATAAGCCATAGATTAGTCGTATCTTCTTTGCGAACCTCTGGTGATGCAACCATTTGCTGTACTAGTCATAAGCCATAGATTAGTCGTATCTTCTTTGCGAACCTCTAGTGATGCAAACATTTGCTGAACTAGTCACTGTAGAACCCTTCAACAAATACAGAGTACCATGCATGAAACCCTTCAAGATCCCATCTAAACCTCTGTAGACATTTAGAGCTCCATCTCCAGCTGAATACTTGAAACCTTTACTGTCCAACAGACTCATTGATATCAAGTTCTTCGTCATTGACGAAACATGCATGACTTCGTTCAATGTGAAGAATCTACCATCATGTGTCTTGAGCTTGATCAAGCCGATCCCAACAATCTTGCAGATAAAATCATTTGTCATCTTAATATTGCCGTCAGGTACCTCAACGTACTCTGCAAACAAATCTCTCATTCATGCATTCTTAGAGCAAAAAGACATTGCTTCAGAAGTAGCTTGTTCTTTAGAGACTTTGTCATGTACAAGCTCTCTAACTTCTACCATAACCTAGCAGCCAATTTCTCATCCTAAACTTTGACAATAATTTCGTCTGCTAGACAAAACAAGATTGTTGAGAACACCTTCTTTTCCAGAACTTCCATTTCAGCATAATCAGTCTTCTTTCCTGACAAAGGTGTCAAGATGCCTTGTTTCTTTAACAAAGCTTGCATCTTTATCTGCCAGAGATTGAAACTTGTCGATTTTCGCGTTTATCCCAAACATCTTTTCACGAGATTACAAACCTGAGGCTCTAATACCAGTTTGTTGCGACGGATGCGAGAAGAGAAGATGTGGAACACATAGATAGGTAAACGCAATAAACGAAAAGAACACAAGATTTAATGTGCTTCACCAATAGGCTACCTCCACGGgcaaagatagatttttattaatgaaatatttacataaatctATCTAAAAGAAGAACTTATGAGATTGCTCTTTATTTCAGCTGCTACTTATGTTTAGAGGAAAAACAAGATATATATAATGGTGAAGACATGTTTTCTGAAGTGGACACTTTAGTGCCCTAGGTAACTCAGATTTCCATATAACTCCAAAATGCTGAAAAAAAGTTTTTGACGTGGACACTTCAGCGCTTTAGGTAAAAAGCAGATTCAAAGCATTACAACACTAAATTTTATGGTGGCCACGAGGAGGAGCAAGTTTGAAGATGTGCCTATGGAGTTTGATAAGAACAACGCTCAAGTTAGTTAGACACGTTCTGTTTCTAATGCATCGGAAACTTCTAGTCAAATTTTTGAAGCTGTTAAGCGAGCTTAGGAGCTGGCTGCTCAGATGAAACCACAGAAAGCTGTTGCAGTGGCTCAGAAACCGAGCAAAATCCAGAAGTGTGGATGCACTTGGAAGAGAGATAGATAAACACGGTGGTTAGTGTGACTAAATCTAGTGGTCTTACTACATTGTGTTGGGACACAGTTTCTGAAAAGTGAGTGTTTTGACTTTTCCGGCCAAACCGGCAGTGGTCGTTATCAGATTATTGGCTCATTGTAAAGTTTGTAACGAGCACTACAATCTGGTATATTCATACATCAAAAGCagagttaaattaaatgataaatgaATTGATGAAGTTGGTAACTTGGTGTTATCAAAACTCTGTAATTTGCCTAGGTGTTAATATAACACTAAAGTCCCTACATAGGGGAAGGCAAAACTTTCAGAGGTGTATAAATATGCATACACATATAAGTTTGTTCAAaatagttttccattttttttttgcggatCACGTTTTAATTTGAGTAAAatctaaaagtaaaaaaaaaaaaaaaatctaaaagtagcACACAAACGAACCTATAAAACATCATGAATCCTCCAATGATCAAATCACTTTAAATTTGTCAacacatttttaaaagaaaaaaaaaagaacaaaaaaaaaaaaaatattaccacCATGGCTAGCGCGAGAAGTTTGGTTGCCAAGGCAAATAATACTAATGTAGGCTCATTAATCTTAATGACCGTGGTGTTAGGTTCTTGTATAGCTAATGGTGAATATCTCGGTGCCCGCCGTGGCCTTGCCGCTGTTGCCGGAAACCCTACGGTCTTTGATATTACTAAGAATGGAGCAGTGGGAAATGGTGCCACCGATTCTTCCAAGGTgatatttctttaattttatggaATTAGCTTGAGTTTCGCTTCATAATTTAAGTTACTGTTATTATTAGTAAAATACACATGACAAGAAACATTTATCCAATAATAAAtggtttcttaaaaataataataataataaaaaaaataaaataaaaataacaaaaaataaaataaatggtttCTTTCTTCTAAAAAATTTGTACGACAGGCGTTTCTAAACACATGGCTCCAAGTGTGTGCCAGTCCTGTACCAGCAACGCTACTAGTCCCTAAAGGAGATTTCTTGGCTGGTCCAGTAATTTTTGCTGGTCCATGCAAGAGCAAAGTGACCGTCGAAGTTCAGGGCACAATCATCGCTCCACCAAGCGGATACCCGACTCCTGAATGGTTCTTATTCGAACATGTCGATAATGTCGTCCTCACCGGACCCGGCACATTCCACGGCAAAGGTGAAGCCGTTTGGAAAGCAGATGGCTGTGGTAAAAAGGTGGACTGCAATCTTCCTCCAACGGtaagatttaagttaataataatattattaactaaTACTTTTGTACTGATCAGACTTACACCTGCATGCAGTCTCTAAAATTCAGAAACATCTTAAACCTTGACATTTCCGGCATTAGCTCGGTCAACGCAAAGGCCTTCCACATGTTCTTGGTAAAAACTACAAATGTCAACGTCCAAAACATCAAGATTACTGCCCCTGCTGAAAGTCCCAACACCGATGGTATCCATTTGAGCAATGCGGTCAACGTTCACATCGTTGACAGTTTAATAGCTACAGGAGACGATTGTATCTCAGTCGGTCGTGGTTCCACCAATGTAACCGTCGAGCGCGTGACTTGTGGCCCAGGACACGGCCTAAGTGTCGGTAGTCTTGGTAAGTACCCGAACGAGGAGAATGTTGCCGGCATTCACTTTAAGAAGTGCACCATGAAAGATACTGACAATGGTCTTAGAATCAAGAGTTGGGGTGGTTCGTCTCCAAGCACGGCTGTGGACATCACGTTTGAAGATATTATGATGACAAACGTCAAGAACCCAATCATCATTGACCAAAATTACGGCTCAAGAGGCGGAGTAAGATATACCCGTGGAAATTTCAAACCAAAACTTCACTTGATCATTCAGCAGTTTACGAAAATAaactttttgtgtgtgtttgtagGATTCAAAAGTTGCGATAAGCAATGTGCTGTTCAAGAACGTAAGAGGAACAACAATTACAAAAGACGAAGTTCAGATCATGTGCAGCAAATCAGTACCGTGCAAAGGAGTCAGCGTCGTTGACGTGGAATTGAACTTTGTAGGTGACAAAGGAGGACATCCCTCGGCGTCAGGAGGTTTGGTCGGAGCTCTTTGTGACAACGCCAATGTTATCTTCGGTGGAAAACTTAGCTTCCCTATGTGTCCCAAATAagcttttttttatatacataatttgatgttgaaaaacaaatcaaaagtttccacaaacatttttttgttttgtttgtaagTTAGTTTGTAAGTTTATCAACAATAATTGGATTATatgactttttgatatttttttctatgactataatttctttttgtggtaataatataataaacagACCCTTCAATTGATTGCTTGAAATTTTCTGGTCATAACTTTGGTCTGTGATGAGTTTAGTGTATAGTTGTATACAACCATTTCacattaaactatatttaaaagCTCGGATCAAaggaacaaaataaaattagaacaTCAGCTATCTGTCGCCTGAAAGCTTGCTTTGTTTCTTAAATTTAGCTTAACTTTATTAGTAACAAGCATATAAATGGTCAAGCTAACTGAGAGTATCGTTGTCTCCAGTGTCCACCATCTCAAGAACTTCTTCAATGATATTATTACAAGGCTGAGAACAAAAACTTTCCACCCTCTTAAATTCATTAATTTGAAAACGTATACGAATCCTCCATTCCCTTTTACAAACTACACCTAGAAGGCGTTGATGTGTCCAGTCCAGTGATTTACATTTTTCCTAGTATTCAAATGAGGCCCATGCAATTCTAGTGATAGGCTCTATAGAAACATGATGATCCTATTTGGTCAAATACCTGGCGACAAATTCCTATGTGCTTTGATAACAAACAGTATGTCTGAAGTTTGAACAAGTTCCTGGATTCTCTTACGTACAAATAATTAGTTAGCTTGTTTATATTCTCTTCCACATAAAATCAACAACAATTAGTCTgggaaaagtatttttttagacCCCAACAATTGCGTCATGCCTTTTTAGACCCAAACAAAACATAAGTGCGAAATCATTCATAAACTGAGATTTTTAAAACCATTTAAACCCAAACTTGACTATATAACATGAAATTCTATCTTGACTAACTTCAACTGTTAAACCATGCTTAGTCGGATAAGGAAAAAGTGTTGATTTCAACCCGTACAATTTTGGCCGTGCCTTTTCAGACTTGGACAATGAATAAGTGCGATTTCATACCCAAACTAAATAGTAATTTGATTTTCTTATTCAAACtttaatattaacataaaaaacTACTTTGACTAACTTTTGGTTTGTCAATCGAAGTCGTTTTaactaaactaattaaaaaaacacactATGACTCAAACACATGCCTAGAGAAGCACTAAACTGAGCATTAAACCACTTGACTAAGAcaagttttgtaaaatatacatatatactaaaTTATATAGGTACCAAAACAGGTAAAGAAATCACTAACTTCTTCTCTCtctggctctctctctctcagttgCCAATTTCAGAAGTTTCAGTCTTtaggaagttttatttttgatagTAATGAACATTTTAAAATCGCATGAGAAAGAAATGTTGGGAGCCAAAAAGAGTAGCTCCGGCTACAACACGTAGACAAGAGCGGAGATTAGTTtcttcatttaaaaatgaattagCATGAACCGGGGCATTACCGAATTGATGGCAAAGTGTTCGTTTAATTCACTTGCCTATCGTGGGTTCGGCCCTCCAAGTGAcggaattttattattttagctaaaacgacgtcgttttaacTCTCCTCGACACGTCATCTCTGTCTAGACACTGACTCGCTCAAAAATAACGGTTGACTAACCAAACATTAGTCAGAGTAATTTTCTTTGAAATTCAAACTATCGTTCAGTTCGggtataaaattcaaaatattgttCAGTTTAGGTATGAAATCGCACTTACTTATTGTTCAGGTCTAAAAAGGCATGACCAAAATTGTACGGGTTGAAATCGACACTTTTCCTTTATCCGACTAAGCATGGTTTTACGGTTGACGTAGGATTTTATGTTACGGAGTCAAGTTTGGGtcgaaatatttttaaaaatctcagtTCAGGAATGATTTCGCACTTATGTTTTGTTTGGATAAAAATGCACGACGCAAATTGTTGGGGTCTAAAATGACCCTTTTCCCCAATTAGTCATGCCATCGTTTCTCTTAGACACGAAAACAAACTCAGAAGAAGTATTCCGAGAATCAAATACTGTCAGAAAAATATTGATAGATTGCTGAGAATTTTCTTGTGGAGTTTCCAATATCCTAGTAAAAAAAGGAATATGGAAAAGGGCATAAACTTTCGAGTGCACTAGGGAAATAAATTGATGTCGTGTATAAATAATGCCCTTGCTTAAATGAATTCCCCCAAAACATTCATCATggaaaaagataagaagagacTCCAATAGCATCCACGATCCGAAGCGTCGTGATTCAGATCAATATCTCATCACGAAGGAAGTAAGGAAGGAGATAGAAGAGAGGAAAAAGAGGAAAGACAGAGAGCAAAGAGAATGGGGCTAGGGAAGGAATCAAGAAACCTAAGTGTTGTGACGGAAGCGATAAGAACAGACAGACGCGGAACGCACAGATGGATACACGCAATAAATGAAAAGAACACAAGATTTAACTGGTTTACCAATAGGTTATTTCCACTGATAAAGAGACACTTTTATTAATAAAGTATTTACAGAAATCTGTCTAGAATAAGATTGCTCTCTATTTCAGCTGTTAATTAAGTTTATAAGAGgcacaagatatatatagtggTATCTTATCTCCTAGAAACCCTAGCACTAAAGTCCAAACAGATTCGGATTTTGTAGAGCATCAAAATGCAAGATGCACATTTTCTGAAGTGGACATTTCAGTGCTTTAGGTAACTCAGATTTCCCTACAACTCTAAAGTACCGAAGACATGTTTCTGAAGTGAGCATTTCAGCGCTGTAGGTGAAATGCATATTCAAGGCATTACAACAAATCTTCACCTTGACTTAAATCTTCCAAAAACCAATGTACCAGAAGCATTATCAGCAGTGCCAGATGTACTAGACTCTCTCTTT
The window above is part of the Brassica napus cultivar Da-Ae chromosome C3, Da-Ae, whole genome shotgun sequence genome. Proteins encoded here:
- the LOC106436569 gene encoding exopolygalacturonase clone GBGE184-like is translated as MASARSLVAKANNTNVGSLILMTVVLGSCIANGEYLGARRGLAAVAGNPTVFDITKNGAVGNGATDSSKAFLNTWLQVCASPVPATLLVPKGDFLAGPVIFAGPCKSKVTVEVQGTIIAPPSGYPTPEWFLFEHVDNVVLTGPGTFHGKGEAVWKADGCGKKVDCNLPPTSLKFRNILNLDISGISSVNAKAFHMFLVKTTNVNVQNIKITAPAESPNTDGIHLSNAVNVHIVDSLIATGDDCISVGRGSTNVTVERVTCGPGHGLSVGSLGKYPNEENVAGIHFKKCTMKDTDNGLRIKSWGGSSPSTAVDITFEDIMMTNVKNPIIIDQNYGSRGGDSKVAISNVLFKNVRGTTITKDEVQIMCSKSVPCKGVSVVDVELNFVGDKGGHPSASGGLVGALCDNANVIFGGKLSFPMCPK